From Vitis vinifera cultivar Pinot Noir 40024 chromosome 14, ASM3070453v1, a single genomic window includes:
- the LOC132252664 gene encoding myosin-binding protein 3-like: protein MAPNKFATMLHMNTHKITVILVYAVLEWLLIILLLLNSFLFYFISKFAAYFGLKPPCLWCARVDHLFEPPAATNATQSYYHLVCEAHASEISKLAYCWDHRKLVKWEDMCNDCSSSHSGCSGKPFEISHQMAFFSSMPHNNAAINGERDRRCCCCDHLFTTKFCPPYFLFKPSWNILEYSRKGNLIVEEMHSEIYGDDFSDNCENQSEMKHNVEADVGNDQVLANEQLIVSGVQSISFPYDDKEGNEDEKADTTKITPPYSNSKDFLHPSSDDAGIQTCCRADEPLEIINLHSKIQIHPEFHRIIPFHLIDSSTTENQRSYKFTKGGLRQHELQHHGTFHSESLIKSNEEIPWISKDATLLVTNAEKAEKTMSKELESLEMGAIEDSVALNTGDGRNEDLVDKACEQSITSQAAQNVSTDTNDREAKAMKEPDDPTAPEGDSFNLSGDEIKSEILTDMKAFDYEPTDQAQTQESIPLLTHLGEDQPLMICDSIRIITSPDPFIAENDQGLNHTEKAAKGESINFAEENQQGIKLHLSLCSEACEVEEERFSSTPTFREGLHHLQKKLLLPEKKESVMENSFDGSVISEMEGSDTVFTIERLTAALEAERKALRALYAELEEERSASAIAANQTMAMITRLQEEKAAMQMEALQYQRMMEEQSEYDQEALQLLNELMIKREKEKQELEKELEIHRKKVLDYESKEKMMRRRKDVGSIRSRISSATCSNAEDSDELSIDLNQEGKDEDSSFCGHQERNGNSTPGDATLDLDEMGLECVNHLSTLEESLAEFEEERMCILEQLKALEEKLFTLGDDEQFFEDVEQMEQFPEHNGKELDKECGFGSGEVQGVSNGLPKEMSGKQYSEKKTKGSNAKSLLPLFDAIHIESEEGVLEEVHVESDSARMLVSSVSQFELEHKKLAIEEEVDHVYERLQALEADREFMKHCISSLKKGDKGMDLLQEILQHLRDLRTVEVRVRNMGDTTLI from the exons ATGGCTCCCAACAAGTTTGCAACCATGCTTCACATGAACACCCACAAAATCACTGTAATTCTAGTGTACGCAGTCCTTGAATGGCTTCTCATTATTCTCCTTCTCCTCAACTCtttcctcttttatttcatctcCAAATTTGCCGCCTACTTTGGCCTTAAACCACCTTGCCTATGGTGTGCTAGAGTGGATCACCTCTTTGAGCCTCCTGCTGCCACCAACGCAACTCAGTCCTACTACCATCTTGTTTGTGAGGCCCATGCCTCTGAGATTTCCAAGCTGGCTTACTGTTGGGATCATCGGAAATTGGTTAAATGGGAAGACATGTGCAATGACTGCTCCTCCTCTCACTCCGGTTGCTCAGGAAAACCATTTGAAATCTCACACCAAATGGCTTTCTTTTCAAGCATGCCTCACAACAATGCTGCAATTAATGGTGAGAGGGATCGTAGGTGTTGTTGCTGTGATCACCTCTTCACCACTAAATTCTGCCCTCCTTATTTTCTGTTCAAGCCTTCCTGGAACATTTTGGAATATTCCCGCAAGGGAAACCTGATTGTGGAAGAGATGCACAGTGAAATCTATGGAGATGACTTCTCAGACAACTGCGAAAATCAAAGTGAAATGAAACACAACGTGGAAGCCGATGTTGGGAATGACCAAGTGTTGGCAAATGAACAGCTCATAGTTTCTGGTGTCCAGAGTATTAGCTTTCCATATGATGACAAGGAAGGAAATGAAGATGAGAAAGCAGACACTACTAAAATCACACCGCCATATTCCAATTCTAAGGATTTTCTTCATCCATCTTCTGATGATGCTGGCATCCAAACTTGTTGCAGAGCAGATGAACCTCTTGAAATCATCAATCTGCATTCTAAGATTCAAATCCATCCTGAATTTCATCGCATAATCCCTTTTCATTTGATTGATTCTTCAACTACTGAGAACCAGAGGTCATACAAATTTACTAAAGGAGGTCTAAGGCAACATGAACTTCAGCATCATGGAACTTTTCATTCTGAGTCCCTCATCAAATCAAATGAAGAGATTCCCTGGATCTCAAAAGATGCAACACTACTTGTAACTAATGCTGAGAAGGCAGAAAAGACAATGTCCAAAGAGCTTGAAAGCTTGGAGATGGGTGCGATTGAGGATTCTGTGGCTCTAAATACGGGAGATGGAAGAAACGAAGATTTAGTTGACAAGGCATGTGAACAATCTATTACTAGTCAAGCAGCCCAAAACGTATCTACTGATACAAACGACAGAGAAGCTAAAGCTATGAAAGAACCCGATGATCCTACAG CTCCTGAAGGAGACAGTTTTAATTTGTCAGGTGATGAAATCAAATCTGAGATCTTGACAGACATGAAAGCATTTGATTATGAGCCAACTGATCAAGCTCAAACTCAAGAATCAATTCCCTTACTCACACACCTAGGAGAAGATCAACCTTTAATGATCTGTGATAGCATTCGAATTATTACTAGCCCTGATCCATTCATAGCTGAGAATGACCAAG GTCTAAATCACACTGAGAAAGCTGCCAAGGGAGAAAGCATAAATTTTGCTGAAGAGAATCAGCAAGGGATAAAGCTTCATTTATCCCTATGTTCAGAGGCCTGTGAGGTGGAGGAAGAGAGGTTTTCCAGCACTCCCACTTTCAGGGAAGGCCTCCACCACCTACAAAAGAAATTACTATTACCAGAAAAAAAAGAATCGGTAATGGAGAACTCATTTGATGGAAGCGTGATTAGTGAGATGGAAGGTAGTGATACAGTTTTCACCATTGAACGCCTCACAGCAGCGCTTGAAGCAGAACGCAAAGCTCTTAGAGCTCTATATGCAGAACTAGAAGAGGAAAGGAGTGCGTCTGCAATAGCTGCCAACCAGACAATGGCCATGATAACCAGGCTTCAAGAAGAGAAGGCTGCAATGCAGATGGAAGCATTGCAATACCAGAGGATGATGGAAGAACAATCCGAGTATGACCAGGAAGCATTGCAGCTTCTGAATGAGCTCATGATtaagagagagaaggagaagcAAGAACTGGAGAAGGAGTTAGAAATACATCGTAAAAAGGTTTTGGATTATGAGtcaaaagagaaaatgatgagaaGAAGGAAAGATGTAGGGAGCATAAGAAGTAGAATCTCTTCTGCTACTTGCAGCAACGCTGAGGATAGCGATGAGCTTTCTATTGATCTTAATCAAGAAGGGAAAGATGAAGATAGTAGCTTCTGTGGCCATCAAGAAAGAAACGGCAATAGTACACCTGGTGATGCAACCCTAGACTTGGATGAAATGGGGCTAGAATGTGTGAATCATTTGAGCACACTTGAAGAATCATTGGCAGAATTCGAGGAGGAGAGGATGTGTATTCTAGAACAGCTCAAGGCACTGGAGGAGAAGCTTTTCACATTGGGAGATGATGAACAATTCTTTGAGGATGTAGAACAGATGGAACAGTTTCCAGAACACAATGGCAAGGAGTTGGATAAGGAGTGTGGATTTGGAAGTGGAGAAGTACAAGGAGTCTCAAATGGACTTCCCAAGGAAATGAGTGGAAAGCAATATTCAGAAAAAAAGACAAAGGGATCCAATGCAAAGAGCCTGCTTCCACTTTTTGATGCAATCCATATTGAATCTGAAGAAGGGGTATTAGAGGAAGTACATGTTGAATCTGATTCTGCTAGAATGTTGGTCTCTTCAGTTTCCCAATTTGAACTGGAACACAAGAAACTTGCAATTGAAGAGGAGGTGGACCATGTATATGAAAGGCTACAAGCTCTGGAAGCAGATAGGGAGTTTATGAAGCATTGTATCAGCTCCTTAAAGAAAGGAGACAAGGGCATGGATCTTCTCCAAGAAATCTTACAACATCTCCGAGACCTGAGGACCGTAGAAGTGCGGGTGAGGAACATGGGTGACACTACTCTAATCTGA
- the LOC100251878 gene encoding senescence-associated protein SPA15, chloroplastic yields MALTASKFSSSPVATDRTSISKSQGTISSFSKSIKHCGLHSKNQGVELRRQSSGHLLTARYRFSNKGFWHICGKTGHYFSSRGSSVLCWLTGTHKTEAKQCVEHYSDRSDIPSVQLEDEEDENLVMPERIIHSNQGLAEACKFVYNDAKFVNERARNDMVLLSRGIMRLDARARQDVAILGSEFLKLDARAREDTEKIDHGVKKKAERLHHIATILKDKAQSRLKSAADKHWSDGALEADLRRADFCAKQRAMEDALMALEFVKNIHDMMVSKMYKLKKGTPSSNDTMGHIMLEKNGKTLDFFPGEVSTDRITAIQEVYLSMASALSEADGIDYTDPEELELLVTTLIDLDAMDGKSSVSLLAECSSSPDVNTRQALANALAAAPSMWTLGNAGMGALQRLAEDSNPAIAVAASKAIYELKKQWEIEEGDSWRFTMNQKPMKEADDVEDTD; encoded by the exons ATGGCACTAACTGCGAGCAAGTTTTCAAGTAGTCCTGTGGCGACCGACAGGACAAGTATCTCTAAATCGCAAGGAactatttcttcattttccaaaTCAATAAAACATTGTGGGTTGCATTCTAAAAATCAAGGAGTTGAGCTTAGGCGACAGAGCAGTGGACATCTCTTGACTGCTAGATATAGATTTTCCAACAAGGGTTTCTGGCACATATGTGGAAAAACTGGTCATTATTTTTCCTCTAGGGGATCTTCTGTGTTATGCTGGTTAACAGGGACACATAAGACTGAAGCAAAACAATGTGTTGAACATTATAGTGATCGTTCTGATATACCAAG TGTACAACTTGAAGATGAGGAAGACGAGAATCTGGTCATGCCTGAACGAATCATTCACTCAAATCAGGGTTTAGCTGAAGCTTGTAAATTTGTCTACAATGATGCAAAATTTGTAAATGAAAGGGCTCGTAATGACATGGTCTTGCTTTCTCG tGGCATAATGAGGTTGGATGCCCGTGCACGCCAAGATGTTGCTATTCTTGGGTCAGAGTTTCTTAAGCTTGATG CTCGGGCAAGAGAAGATACTGAGAAAATTGACCATGGTGTGAAGAAAAAGGCTGAACGTCTTCATCATATTGCTACT ATTTTGAAAGACAAAGCGCAGTCTAGATTGAAAAGTGCAGCTGACAAGCATTGGAGTGATGGAGCATTGGAG GCTGATTTGCGCCGTGCTGACTTTTGTGCCAAACAACGTGCAATGGAAGATGCCCTAATGGCCTTAGAG TTTGTAAAAAATATCCATGACATGATGGTGAGCAAAATGTACAAGTT GAAAAAAGGTACTCCATCATCTAATGACACAATGGGACATATAATGCTCGAAAAGAATGGAAAAACTCTTGATTTCTTCCCTGGGGAAGTGTCCACTGATCGCATTACCGCTATTCAG GAAGTTTACTTGAGTATGGCCTCGGCTCTCTCTGAAGCTGATGGAATTGACTATACTGATCCTGAAGAG CTTGAGTTGTTAGTTACAACTCTTATCGATCTTGATGCAATGGATGGTAAAAGCAGTGTTTCACTGTTGGCAGAGTGTTCAAGTTCTCCTGATGTCAATACTAG ACAAGCATTAGCCAATGCATTGGCAGCTGCCCCATCCATGTGGACTCTTGGAAATGCAGGCATGGGAGCATTGCAG AGACTGGCAGAAGATAGCAATCCTGCAATTGCTGTCGCAGCATCAAAAGCTATTTATGAACTGAAGAAACAGTGGGAAATAGAAGAAGGGGACAGTTGGAGGTTCACAATGAATCAAAAGCCAATGAAAGAAGCTGATGATGTAGAAGATACTGACTAA